The Verrucomicrobium spinosum DSM 4136 = JCM 18804 genome includes a region encoding these proteins:
- a CDS encoding chemotaxis protein CheW → MVERRLAFGPEEKEQFVRLMRAYEGFCQVRVLSYCVMSNHFHIMVEVKKRPEGAVYSDAWLLKQAALIYSQPAVRMLKETLETFRSQGHDAAAEELKERYLGRMWDVSQFMKELKQRFCLSRFARDLQFGFALSCRFAAWQCLWFNKRENRKGTLWEERFTSVLLEGELATLSVMSAYIDLNPVRTGLVQDPKDYRWCSYAEAVAGGRKALSALYTITNEQRAHERNQLGGSHRIPGAAKVLSGYRVWLFGQGEEVRDGHGPDSQVLRKGIKRELVEQVRTEDGKLTLAETLRHRVTYFTLGVALGSRGFVDEFFEARREQFDARRQRGARPMKGGSFAGMFAFRAPRVGVV, encoded by the coding sequence GTGGTGGAGAGGCGGCTGGCGTTTGGGCCGGAGGAGAAGGAGCAGTTTGTGCGCTTGATGCGGGCCTATGAGGGGTTCTGCCAGGTGCGGGTGTTGTCCTATTGTGTGATGTCCAATCACTTCCACATCATGGTGGAGGTGAAGAAGCGGCCTGAAGGGGCGGTGTATTCGGATGCATGGCTGCTCAAGCAGGCGGCGTTGATCTATTCCCAACCGGCGGTGCGGATGCTCAAGGAGACGCTGGAAACCTTTCGCAGCCAGGGGCATGACGCGGCGGCCGAGGAACTCAAGGAGAGATATTTGGGGCGGATGTGGGATGTGAGCCAGTTCATGAAGGAACTCAAACAGCGCTTTTGTCTCTCGCGTTTCGCTCGCGACCTGCAGTTTGGCTTCGCTCTAAGTTGCCGCTTCGCGGCATGGCAGTGTCTGTGGTTCAACAAGCGGGAGAACCGCAAGGGCACGCTTTGGGAGGAGCGGTTCACCAGTGTGCTGCTGGAAGGTGAGCTCGCTACGCTCTCGGTGATGAGTGCCTACATCGATCTCAATCCGGTGCGGACGGGACTGGTGCAGGATCCCAAGGACTACCGGTGGTGCAGCTATGCGGAGGCGGTGGCGGGTGGACGCAAGGCGTTGTCAGCCTTGTACACGATCACGAATGAGCAACGGGCGCATGAGCGGAACCAGCTAGGGGGCTCGCATCGGATTCCCGGTGCGGCCAAGGTCCTTTCCGGCTACCGGGTATGGCTCTTTGGCCAGGGGGAGGAGGTTCGAGACGGTCACGGTCCGGACAGCCAGGTGCTGCGCAAGGGGATCAAGCGCGAGCTGGTGGAGCAGGTACGCACGGAAGACGGCAAGCTGACCCTCGCGGAGACGCTGCGTCATCGGGTGACGTACTTCACGCTAGGTGTGGCCTTGGGAAGCCGGGGTTTTGTGGATGAGTTCTTTGAGGCGCGGCGAGAACAGTTTGATGCCCGCCGCCAACGAGGTGCCCGCCCCATGAAGGGCGGGAGTTTTGCGGGGATGTTTGCCTTTCGAGCGCCGAGAGTCGGGGTGGTGTGA
- a CDS encoding RHS repeat-associated core domain-containing protein: MALKEDGSVITWGPETASSQRQVFGVGYSAFVSPGVLPGFNLSSSVPEVSFASGAPTVTVSLGQQAVLPIAYQSSSLAAMDSVSLYYGNDVVGVAGPGAGSVPFSPRTWGDFPVTLIAKDVHGAHSLRATPITIHVPYDSDSNSLPDWWELKHFAKLGVTPGGDPDRDGVTNLQEYKAGTDPLDAVNLANVSGSSPGVTWSGNVSGGNAGTGGVVPGAPTALPNGTAVDESFIDVSEPQQGSALGEGMKIEAKWVSVDYWDETFDWDPPGMDSDSLYWNLYRSGEFPSLGLTTEPALTLGTNWDVGFGIWGINPDAESHRRRPFNEPMFDEGAWLAGVHKVHDSWWSEWMQVRATLWDPAERWYYYYYNKIKVVKEDNVEVSRTVMGPERLVIRPGETSSGVVNLMPQPGDLLAPGESEQIFLERVETTGEAQPSFRISASDAAGPVHRKIGLHGMPLSDSKPQVKDESGEVPEETFVDAFTRQLNHSVSDVYSSVDSSLLPLTVRRGTREHVWSLRSGLRPSELPDAPFGPGWSSNLCAHIKFEWGYQKAVVTDEQGAASVYFRVLRDEEGVLHPNDVHVWMHTREEKQDAKTAYNTFETIWDENQQVTGFVYRKKYGATCTYELVPIFQFFSNNRLDGAHTFTDYTYARLTKVEDRWGNKLLYSYPTDTTLIPNKIEDPDRPNQVVTITQNNGVVTAVRGPSGETVEYNYATQNTGDDLVRYLSSVERGGQTVSYQYETEIEPVPAIDLDADGPPDPQNRHFSLTRITDERGGDYEFEYEFNYGNKYLEVSGDGFMTRSQLGMPRLVKKVTLPNNAVTTFGGTRQLVCQSDATLNAVSMETQVSGPCGTYTYTFTQPDVFVPLAQDPDRNPDPFSRQLTVFFSRMKIDTPEGDEVYNFDFDHGMALSSATDISGNTTTFHYGTVGSNGLGWDDPIQQVNALGKSRYFTYDDDTRVMKSMTDERGTLTSYTIQSGTGLRTKETISKGGSTLRVTDFDYGAGGFAGFLARTTVQSTTATGGDLVTEYTPDANGRVQKEAVTAGGGIELVTSYTYTGNGSKKTVTNPRGHTTTFTYDAQSLRLTGVENPDSTTRTLGYDAHGNLTSEVNERGVTTTHEYDALNRRKKTIVDMDDGADLVSETTYTALNLPHTETDPRGTVTTHTYDGIGRRLTTTVGSGGDAQTTTCTYGANSGGSVFDVSGFKPTTLTDPRGKVTTITYDDLYRPTVKQLPEGNTVTTTYDDAGNPEEVKDALNRITKTTFDGLNRPTQVEYPDATTRHSYYTPSGLVWKVVDELGRETLTQYDRAGRAVEVTLPAVNGVSPVTKTAYDANGDVIAVQDPLGNIVTTVYDNRNRPTKVTSPYIWDALEGQWSRPEVNTTYDAGGNVLTVTDPLGKVTTKTYNNAGWGLTVTNALGQVTASTYDRNGNVKTVTDALNRVVTNTYDIHNRLIETEDAEEQITTFGYDKNGNRTSVTDPRGKVTTFTYDDLNRLLKETFQEGVWTERHYDALRETSREDSAGREFTFGYDLRDRLTTTTWTVGGSPVVRTRVYDTAGRLTDVTETGRPEATVGYTYDALNRVATETTQGLTHTYTYDLGGRRTGSALGTGKTIATTYDSQGKPLTVTEGGRTTVYHYDLASRAVAQTQPNGLWQYNAYDDLSRLESRQTYTSADALQAQFLWTYDAVGNVTVQSERWPGEGTRGAGWRSTVMVYDATNRLTGEAMAQPGSPVITTGYAYDTGSNRSVKLVSRDGSLTTKTLYTYNHFNQLADWSEEDGLGAVTRTAALTYDLAGNRATQTLTTAEQSVQTTTYHWDAENRLEGVTLPNAEEHEYGYDYRTRRISRVENGIGTAIVFSGGLSVAEYESQGITPTVEYLRGPDMGGGVGGMMYSLRNGGTEAKYAMSNGRGDVVAQSNDAGALTWTASYEAYGKRPVETGTNLDRQRANTKEEDPTGLLNEGFRYRDIETGVWLSRDPAGFVDGPNLYAYVRQNPWTAFDPLGLEGTIVFGVFFSTEYGLEIAPAKDFHRARATRVFPDVNKAKERFSDLTESPGQFGAGFLGGYHGSGLGGDSRAAQNGRAVGENVAIAEAVIAAFSRTGVPKGPGPRLAPAHGPAIADLPVAVPATRPPAIVLMNQNSGHESPTETGKGNAGKSEEIATDAAGTGGHFVGEATPWAVGATPNSIYTQISGKSGAAIKNVIYDGSGRYVGEVNFRNHGGGMVSGHGHKADSPGDIGSAHLPQNHLLPSQVPSSWSTLPPNIPPTTPLGK, translated from the coding sequence ATGGCGCTGAAAGAAGATGGCTCGGTCATCACGTGGGGGCCTGAAACGGCTTCTTCACAACGCCAGGTGTTTGGTGTGGGGTACAGTGCGTTTGTTTCACCGGGAGTGCTGCCCGGCTTCAATCTGTCCTCCTCAGTGCCGGAGGTGAGCTTCGCGAGTGGTGCTCCCACCGTCACCGTCTCGCTTGGACAACAGGCAGTGTTACCCATCGCCTACCAGTCTTCGAGCTTGGCAGCCATGGACTCCGTCAGCCTCTACTATGGCAATGACGTTGTCGGAGTGGCTGGACCCGGGGCTGGCAGTGTTCCGTTCTCGCCTCGTACTTGGGGAGACTTTCCTGTCACCTTGATCGCAAAGGATGTGCATGGTGCGCATTCTCTCCGTGCTACACCGATCACGATCCACGTTCCATACGACAGCGATAGCAACAGCCTTCCTGACTGGTGGGAGTTGAAGCACTTCGCGAAACTTGGCGTGACGCCCGGAGGCGATCCTGACCGCGACGGGGTGACCAATTTGCAGGAGTACAAGGCGGGGACCGATCCGTTGGATGCAGTGAATTTGGCAAACGTTTCGGGATCTTCGCCGGGAGTCACCTGGTCAGGCAATGTCTCCGGCGGCAATGCAGGGACAGGAGGAGTGGTCCCTGGTGCCCCCACTGCGCTTCCCAATGGCACCGCAGTGGATGAATCCTTCATCGATGTGAGCGAACCCCAGCAGGGAAGTGCCTTGGGAGAGGGGATGAAGATCGAGGCAAAATGGGTGTCTGTGGACTATTGGGATGAGACATTCGATTGGGATCCACCAGGAATGGACTCCGACAGTCTGTATTGGAACCTCTATCGGTCTGGAGAATTCCCATCCTTGGGATTGACCACCGAACCTGCATTGACGCTGGGAACTAACTGGGATGTGGGATTTGGCATTTGGGGAATCAATCCTGATGCTGAGTCTCATCGGAGGCGTCCGTTCAATGAGCCGATGTTTGATGAAGGTGCCTGGCTGGCCGGGGTCCATAAGGTGCATGACAGCTGGTGGAGCGAGTGGATGCAGGTGCGGGCGACTCTGTGGGATCCTGCGGAGCGGTGGTACTACTATTATTACAACAAGATCAAGGTGGTGAAGGAGGACAATGTGGAAGTCTCCCGCACCGTGATGGGGCCTGAAAGATTGGTGATCCGACCTGGCGAAACTTCCTCGGGTGTTGTCAACTTGATGCCGCAACCTGGAGATCTCCTGGCACCCGGCGAATCGGAGCAAATCTTCCTTGAACGCGTCGAAACGACTGGCGAAGCGCAACCCAGCTTTCGCATCTCCGCCTCTGACGCGGCCGGGCCGGTGCATCGCAAGATCGGCCTCCATGGCATGCCTCTTTCCGACAGCAAGCCGCAGGTGAAGGACGAGAGCGGGGAGGTCCCGGAAGAAACCTTTGTGGATGCCTTTACCCGGCAGCTCAACCACTCCGTCAGCGACGTCTATTCCAGTGTGGACAGCTCCCTGCTGCCGCTCACGGTCCGCCGCGGAACCCGTGAACATGTGTGGAGCCTGCGCAGCGGGCTGCGCCCCTCGGAGCTGCCCGATGCCCCTTTTGGACCGGGTTGGTCCTCGAACCTGTGCGCCCACATCAAGTTTGAGTGGGGGTATCAAAAGGCCGTAGTCACAGATGAACAAGGGGCTGCTTCAGTCTATTTTCGCGTGCTTCGGGATGAAGAAGGGGTGTTGCATCCCAATGACGTCCACGTGTGGATGCACACCCGGGAGGAAAAGCAGGACGCCAAGACCGCCTACAACACCTTCGAAACGATTTGGGACGAAAACCAGCAGGTCACAGGCTTTGTGTACCGCAAGAAGTATGGTGCCACCTGCACCTACGAGCTGGTTCCGATTTTCCAGTTCTTCTCCAACAACCGTCTGGATGGCGCTCATACCTTCACGGATTACACCTACGCACGCCTGACCAAAGTGGAAGACCGCTGGGGCAACAAGCTTCTCTACAGCTACCCCACGGACACCACACTTATTCCCAACAAGATTGAAGATCCTGACCGCCCCAACCAGGTGGTCACCATCACCCAGAACAACGGGGTGGTCACGGCCGTGCGTGGTCCTTCAGGGGAAACCGTCGAGTACAACTACGCCACCCAGAACACGGGTGATGACCTGGTGCGGTATCTGTCCTCGGTGGAACGTGGGGGACAAACGGTCAGCTACCAGTATGAAACGGAGATTGAGCCTGTTCCGGCCATCGACCTCGATGCGGACGGGCCGCCTGACCCCCAGAACCGGCACTTCTCCCTGACCCGCATCACGGACGAGCGGGGTGGGGATTACGAGTTCGAGTACGAGTTCAATTACGGCAACAAGTACCTGGAAGTCTCTGGAGACGGGTTCATGACCCGCAGCCAGCTGGGCATGCCCCGGCTGGTGAAGAAGGTGACCCTGCCGAATAATGCGGTGACCACCTTTGGGGGAACCCGGCAGCTCGTCTGTCAGAGTGATGCCACCCTGAACGCGGTGTCCATGGAGACCCAGGTCAGCGGCCCGTGTGGGACCTACACTTACACGTTCACCCAGCCGGACGTCTTTGTGCCGCTGGCTCAAGATCCTGACCGCAATCCCGATCCCTTCAGCCGCCAGCTCACCGTCTTCTTCAGTCGGATGAAGATCGACACCCCTGAGGGGGATGAGGTTTACAACTTCGACTTCGACCACGGCATGGCGCTCAGCTCAGCCACGGATATAAGCGGGAACACCACTACCTTCCACTATGGCACGGTGGGCTCCAACGGCCTCGGGTGGGATGATCCCATCCAGCAGGTCAATGCCCTGGGCAAGAGCCGGTACTTCACTTATGACGATGACACCCGGGTCATGAAGTCCATGACCGATGAGCGGGGTACGCTGACCAGTTACACCATTCAATCCGGCACCGGACTGCGGACCAAGGAAACCATCAGCAAGGGCGGCAGCACCTTGCGGGTCACTGACTTTGACTATGGTGCCGGCGGCTTTGCCGGGTTCCTGGCCAGGACCACCGTGCAGAGCACCACGGCCACCGGGGGCGATCTGGTCACCGAGTACACTCCCGATGCCAATGGCCGGGTCCAGAAGGAAGCGGTCACGGCCGGAGGTGGCATCGAGCTGGTCACCAGCTACACCTACACGGGCAACGGCAGCAAGAAGACCGTCACCAACCCACGCGGGCACACCACCACCTTCACCTATGATGCCCAGAGCCTGCGGCTCACGGGTGTGGAGAACCCCGACAGCACCACGCGCACCCTGGGCTATGACGCCCATGGCAACCTCACCAGTGAGGTGAACGAGCGCGGCGTCACGACCACGCACGAGTACGACGCCTTGAACCGGCGCAAGAAGACCATCGTGGACATGGATGACGGGGCCGACCTGGTGAGCGAAACCACCTACACGGCGCTGAACCTGCCGCACACCGAAACCGACCCACGCGGCACGGTCACCACCCACACCTATGACGGCATCGGCCGACGTCTCACCACCACGGTGGGCAGCGGCGGGGACGCCCAGACCACGACCTGCACCTACGGGGCCAACAGCGGGGGCAGCGTCTTTGATGTGAGCGGGTTCAAGCCCACCACGCTCACCGACCCCCGTGGCAAGGTGACCACCATCACCTATGACGACCTCTACCGGCCCACGGTCAAGCAGCTGCCGGAGGGTAACACCGTCACCACCACTTATGACGACGCCGGCAACCCCGAGGAGGTCAAGGACGCGCTCAACCGCATCACCAAGACCACCTTTGACGGCCTGAACCGTCCCACCCAGGTGGAGTATCCCGATGCCACCACCCGGCATTCCTACTACACGCCCTCCGGTCTGGTCTGGAAGGTGGTGGACGAACTGGGTCGTGAAACCCTCACCCAGTACGACCGGGCGGGTCGCGCTGTGGAGGTGACGCTTCCTGCGGTCAACGGGGTCAGCCCGGTGACCAAGACCGCCTATGACGCCAATGGCGATGTCATTGCCGTGCAGGATCCCCTGGGGAACATCGTCACCACGGTCTACGACAACCGCAACCGTCCCACCAAGGTGACCTCCCCGTACATCTGGGATGCCCTGGAGGGTCAGTGGTCCCGGCCGGAGGTGAACACCACCTATGACGCTGGGGGCAACGTGCTCACGGTCACCGACCCTCTGGGCAAGGTTACCACCAAGACCTACAACAACGCGGGCTGGGGGCTCACCGTAACCAATGCCCTGGGCCAGGTGACCGCTTCCACCTATGACCGCAACGGCAACGTCAAGACGGTGACCGATGCGCTCAACCGGGTGGTGACCAACACCTATGACATCCACAACCGTCTCATCGAGACGGAAGATGCGGAGGAGCAGATCACCACCTTTGGTTACGACAAGAACGGCAACCGGACCTCGGTGACAGATCCGCGGGGCAAGGTGACCACGTTCACCTATGACGACCTCAACCGGCTCCTCAAAGAAACGTTCCAGGAGGGCGTGTGGACCGAGCGTCATTACGATGCTCTTCGTGAAACCTCCCGGGAGGACAGCGCGGGCCGTGAGTTCACCTTTGGGTATGACCTGCGCGACCGCCTCACCACCACGACCTGGACGGTGGGTGGCAGCCCGGTGGTGCGCACCCGGGTCTATGACACTGCGGGCCGTCTCACCGATGTGACCGAGACGGGGCGTCCCGAGGCCACGGTGGGCTACACCTATGATGCCCTCAATCGGGTGGCCACCGAAACCACCCAGGGCCTCACGCACACTTACACCTATGACCTGGGCGGCCGCCGGACCGGAAGCGCTCTGGGCACGGGCAAGACCATTGCCACCACCTACGACAGCCAGGGCAAACCGCTCACGGTCACCGAGGGCGGGCGCACCACGGTCTATCACTATGACCTGGCCAGCCGGGCGGTGGCCCAGACACAGCCCAACGGGTTGTGGCAGTATAATGCGTACGACGACCTAAGCCGGTTGGAATCGCGCCAGACCTACACCAGCGCCGATGCCCTGCAGGCCCAGTTCCTGTGGACCTATGATGCGGTGGGCAATGTCACCGTGCAGTCAGAGCGCTGGCCCGGAGAAGGCACGCGTGGGGCAGGCTGGCGCAGCACCGTCATGGTGTATGACGCCACCAACCGGCTCACAGGTGAGGCCATGGCCCAGCCTGGCTCCCCGGTGATCACCACCGGTTATGCCTATGACACGGGCAGCAACCGCAGCGTGAAGCTGGTGAGCAGGGACGGCAGCCTGACCACCAAGACGCTCTACACCTACAACCACTTCAACCAGCTCGCGGACTGGTCGGAGGAGGATGGGCTGGGGGCGGTGACACGCACCGCCGCCTTGACCTATGACCTGGCCGGCAACCGGGCCACCCAGACGCTCACCACCGCCGAGCAGTCCGTGCAGACCACCACCTACCACTGGGATGCAGAGAACCGGCTGGAAGGCGTGACCCTGCCGAATGCTGAGGAGCACGAGTATGGCTATGACTACCGGACCCGGCGCATCAGCCGGGTGGAAAACGGCATCGGTACGGCCATCGTGTTCAGCGGCGGCCTGAGCGTGGCCGAGTACGAGTCCCAGGGCATCACGCCCACGGTGGAATACCTGCGTGGCCCCGACATGGGCGGTGGCGTGGGCGGGATGATGTACAGCCTGCGCAACGGCGGGACCGAGGCGAAGTATGCGATGAGCAACGGCCGAGGAGACGTCGTGGCCCAGAGCAACGATGCCGGAGCCCTGACCTGGACAGCCAGCTACGAAGCCTACGGCAAACGTCCAGTGGAAACCGGGACCAACCTGGACCGTCAGCGGGCCAACACCAAAGAGGAAGATCCGACCGGGCTGCTCAACGAAGGGTTTCGCTACCGTGACATCGAGACCGGTGTCTGGCTGAGCCGCGACCCGGCGGGGTTCGTGGATGGCCCCAACCTGTATGCGTATGTCCGCCAGAATCCGTGGACCGCATTCGATCCTCTGGGCTTGGAAGGGACCATTGTCTTCGGAGTGTTTTTCAGCACGGAGTATGGGTTGGAGATTGCACCTGCGAAGGACTTCCACAGGGCGCGGGCCACAAGAGTGTTTCCGGACGTTAACAAGGCAAAGGAGCGGTTTAGTGACCTAACGGAATCTCCAGGCCAATTTGGAGCAGGATTCCTCGGGGGCTATCATGGTAGTGGTCTCGGAGGCGACTCTAGGGCTGCTCAGAACGGGAGGGCTGTTGGAGAAAACGTTGCAATAGCAGAAGCTGTGATAGCAGCATTCTCGCGCACTGGCGTGCCCAAAGGACCCGGTCCGAGGCTTGCACCGGCGCACGGTCCAGCGATAGCCGACCTTCCAGTGGCAGTACCTGCCACGCGTCCGCCTGCCATTGTGCTAATGAACCAGAATTCCGGGCATGAGTCTCCAACTGAGACGGGTAAGGGGAATGCAGGAAAGAGTGAGGAAATTGCTACAGATGCAGCAGGCACAGGTGGTCACTTTGTCGGTGAGGCTACCCCATGGGCAGTTGGAGCTACTCCTAATTCGATCTACACTCAGATTTCAGGGAAATCTGGAGCTGCAATCAAAAACGTAATCTATGATGGTTCCGGACGATACGTCGGTGAGGTGAACTTCCGCAACCATGGCGGAGGGATGGTGTCGGGCCACGGCCATAAGGCAGACTCTCCTGGGGACATCGGTAGTGCTCATTTGCCTCAGAACCACTTGCTACCATCGCAAGTGCCGTCATCATGGTCCACTTTGCCACCTAATATTCCACCTACGACCCCGCTCGGAAAATGA
- a CDS encoding 2-hydroxyacid dehydrogenase: MRTAVFSSKSYDEDFFTLANADHAHEFTFLAARLDETTVDLAKGHLAVCVFVNDVVNQAVLDRLASHGVRHIALRCAGYNNVDLKHAKSLGLSIVRVPAYSPHAVAEHAVAMLLALNRHLHKAYNRVREGNFELRGLLGFDLHGKTVTVVGTGKIGALFATIMRGFGCRILAVDMYRNPVVEELGGTYVSLEEALPQSEVVSLHCPLTPETHHLINESKLPLLKPGMLLVNTGRGALVDTQALIEGLKRGIIGGLALDVYEEEEKLFFTDHSGEVITDDVFMRLTTFPNVLITGHQAFFTHEALMGIATTTLGNLTALERDGVCANAV; encoded by the coding sequence ATGAGAACAGCCGTCTTCAGCAGCAAAAGCTACGACGAGGATTTTTTCACGCTGGCCAACGCGGACCATGCCCATGAGTTCACCTTTCTGGCCGCCCGGCTAGATGAGACCACCGTGGATCTCGCCAAGGGCCACCTGGCAGTGTGCGTATTCGTCAACGACGTGGTGAATCAGGCCGTGCTGGACCGCCTCGCCTCCCACGGCGTGAGGCACATCGCCCTGCGCTGCGCTGGCTACAACAATGTGGACCTGAAGCACGCCAAATCCCTGGGGCTCTCCATCGTGCGGGTGCCAGCCTACTCCCCGCACGCTGTGGCCGAGCACGCCGTGGCCATGCTGCTGGCGCTCAACCGGCACCTGCACAAGGCCTACAACCGCGTGCGTGAAGGCAACTTTGAACTGCGTGGCCTCCTGGGCTTCGATCTGCATGGCAAAACCGTCACCGTGGTCGGCACCGGCAAGATCGGGGCCCTCTTCGCAACCATCATGCGCGGCTTCGGCTGCCGCATCCTGGCCGTGGACATGTACCGCAATCCCGTGGTGGAAGAGCTGGGCGGCACCTATGTCTCCCTGGAGGAGGCCCTGCCCCAGAGCGAGGTGGTCAGCCTGCACTGCCCCTTGACTCCTGAAACCCACCACCTGATCAACGAGAGCAAGCTCCCCCTCCTCAAGCCCGGCATGCTCCTCGTCAACACCGGCCGAGGTGCCCTTGTGGACACACAGGCCCTCATCGAGGGGCTCAAACGCGGCATCATCGGCGGCCTGGCCCTTGACGTGTACGAGGAAGAGGAAAAACTTTTCTTCACCGACCACTCGGGCGAAGTCATCACGGACGACGTCTTCATGCGCCTCACCACCTTCCCCAACGTCCTCATCACCGGCCACCAGGCCTTCTTCACCCACGAAGCCCTCATGGGCATCGCCACCACCACCCTCGGCAACCTCACCGCCCTGGAGCGTGACGGCGTGTGTGCGAATGCGGTTTGA
- the ltrA gene encoding group II intron reverse transcriptase/maturase has translation MLAEAWDRCRRKAGAPGVDGTSFQQIEQQDVSVWLRELREELRSGAYRPQRLRRVWIPKAGGGQRPLGIPTVKDRVVQMAMVLVLAPIFEADLCEEQMGYRPGRDAKTAVRLVYYQVRQKGRSEVVDADLSDYFNTIPHGALLKCLSRRIADGKVLRIIRMWLKVPVKEPSRGSRTVQATESRNHRRGVPQGGVISPLLANLYFRRFLLAWKKFGHDRATQSVIVNYADDFVICCKPGNGPTALEAMEGIMEKLGLKVNERKTRLVQVPGGMFDFLGYSFGRFYGRDGKSYEGTRPSKKAVQKLMKAIHDETTSLWHASEPEVRTLVINRKLRGWAGYFNQGPVFKEYRKIQAYTERRLRRWLMRRRQKKGTGYRQYPDKHLYEELGLYKLQCERPGTQYEETGYYEKEKLTALPFRAMGCHGFASIYCRSAGSGCLLPLHFSGGGEAAGVWAGGEGAVCALDAGL, from the coding sequence GTGCTGGCTGAAGCCTGGGACCGCTGCCGCCGCAAAGCGGGGGCACCCGGAGTGGATGGCACCAGCTTCCAACAGATCGAACAACAGGATGTGAGCGTGTGGCTGAGGGAGCTGCGGGAGGAGTTGCGAAGCGGTGCTTACCGCCCGCAACGCCTCCGCCGGGTGTGGATACCCAAAGCAGGAGGAGGACAGAGACCGCTGGGCATTCCCACGGTGAAGGACAGAGTGGTGCAAATGGCGATGGTGCTGGTGCTGGCCCCAATCTTTGAGGCCGACCTCTGCGAAGAGCAGATGGGGTATCGTCCGGGACGCGACGCTAAAACTGCGGTACGCCTTGTCTATTATCAGGTGAGGCAGAAAGGACGCAGTGAAGTGGTGGACGCGGACCTGAGCGATTACTTCAACACCATCCCCCATGGAGCGCTGCTCAAGTGCCTGAGCCGGAGGATAGCTGATGGCAAAGTGCTCCGGATCATCCGGATGTGGCTCAAAGTCCCCGTCAAAGAACCAAGCAGAGGCAGCCGAACTGTCCAAGCGACTGAAAGCCGCAACCACCGACGCGGGGTGCCGCAGGGAGGGGTGATCTCGCCCCTGCTTGCCAACCTTTACTTTCGGAGGTTCCTGCTGGCCTGGAAGAAGTTTGGGCACGACCGTGCCACGCAATCGGTGATCGTGAACTACGCTGATGACTTCGTGATCTGTTGCAAACCCGGAAACGGGCCGACGGCCCTCGAGGCCATGGAAGGGATCATGGAGAAACTTGGGTTGAAGGTAAACGAGCGCAAGACGCGGCTGGTGCAGGTGCCGGGAGGGATGTTTGACTTCCTGGGTTACAGCTTCGGACGGTTTTACGGACGAGACGGAAAGTCATATGAAGGGACCCGGCCTTCCAAGAAGGCTGTGCAAAAACTGATGAAGGCAATCCATGACGAGACCACCTCACTGTGGCACGCCTCGGAACCCGAGGTGAGGACATTGGTGATCAACCGGAAACTGAGAGGCTGGGCGGGTTACTTCAACCAAGGCCCGGTCTTCAAGGAGTATCGCAAGATCCAAGCCTATACAGAGAGGCGGTTGCGCAGGTGGCTGATGCGGCGCAGGCAGAAGAAAGGCACGGGCTACCGCCAGTATCCCGACAAGCACCTCTACGAGGAGCTTGGCCTGTACAAACTGCAATGCGAGCGCCCAGGCACGCAGTACGAAGAGACAGGCTATTACGAGAAAGAGAAGTTGACGGCTCTACCTTTTAGGGCGATGGGCTGCCATGGCTTCGCCTCGATATATTGCCGATCCGCTGGCTCCGGTTGCCTTTTACCACTGCATTTCTCGGGTGGTGGAGAGGCGGCTGGCGTTTGGGCCGGAGGAGAAGGAGCAGTTTGTGCGCTTGATGCGGGCCTATGA